The genome window TGCGATCAAGACAATGAGGTAAATCCCCGTTGCCCAACTTAGGACCGCCATTGTCTTTTGATCAAGCATCGGAATGTTCTCTGCTAGAATACAGACGGTCATTGCTAATGGAAGGTAAATCAAGAGCGTCCAACGGTTAGACGCTGACATCATTCCGTTGAAGAAAGCGCCGACTGCTGGAATTAGCAGCATGATGAGCGCTAGACCAAGGCTGATCGTTAGCAAGGGATACTTTCGCGGACGGGAATAAATGTAAACAAGGGCGATAAAACCAATTGAAACGATCCCTAACGCAGACCAGAACATGAAATACCATTGACCACCGTTAATCAGTGATTTAGGCAAAAAGAGGTAGTAGTAAAGAGGATAGGTTTTTAAACCATTAGCAAATAATGATCCAGTCCGGGTTGAATTTGTGACCGCAATAATTTCGGGAACAAGCAAAACTGCTGATAAGAGGACACTAGTAATTGTTGCAAAAGCAAGTTTAAGCAAGGCTTTCCCATAATTAAGCGTGCGACGATAATGTGTTCCTACGCGAAGAACAAGATAGAGGAATGAACCAATTCCTAAAACATAAGCAAGGTAATAGTTGCTTACTAGCATCCATGTAAAGGCACCAGCAAGCGGCCAGGGCGATCCTTCTTGTAATATCCGTTCAATCTGAACCACAATTAACGGAAAGATAATAAATGGCGTGGTAAAGAAGGGCTGGGCGATACAGGCATAGAGTAAAAACGAATTGACCAGGTAGGTTGTTGCCCCCATCAAAATGACGCTATTGCGAAACTTAAAGTGTTGAGCGAAATAGACGAAAGCGAGGCCAACACAATACATCCGGATAATATTAATTACCTGGTAGGCGAGGGTAATCTTTGCGGCGGGAAAAAGCAGTGCAAGATAAGAGAAAATATCCCCAATTGTATAGTAAGAATATACTTGAAAGGTATCACTGCCTAGCCCCATTTGCCATGACCAGAAGTTTAGGCGGAGATGGTGGAAGAAGCTAACCAGTGCTTCTCGATACTTTGCTAGTAAAGGTAAATGCTGGTTGAGAGCATCTTTACTGAGAATAAAAGTATGACCAGTAACTAAATATGTCCCGAAAATACATAAGGCTAAGAAGATGAATAAAATAGTGTATTCACCGTATAGTCTTTTTACCGGTCGTTTTTTAAATGAGAAATCCATAATTCCTCCTTGGATTAACAATCATTTTTTAGGATATCTCTAATATTTTAACAAAAAAATATTAAGAGTGACGTTCTTAATTTTAGCGGACATTCTTAGAATTTGGGTGGTAAGTTCTAAAATGATCAATTACAATAAAAAAGATCTTTATATTAAAGGGGTAGTTTTATGGAAAATATAGGTAACTTTACAGTAGCAAAACGATGGGGATCTTTTTTGCTACTATATTTAGGATATATGATTCTATTTGCTGACCGAACAGTGATGAATATTTCCCTTGCTTACATCGGTAAAGACTTTCATGTTGGGGCAGCAGCATTAGGGGCAACCGCCAGTGCGTTTTTCTTAGGGTATACTTTAATGCAGATACCTGGCGGATACTTAACTGATAAGTTTGGCAGTAAACTGATGGTGATTATTTCCCTGTTTGCCTGGTCGTTGATGACGATGGTGACTGGCTGGGCGTGGTCCCTTGCTGCCTTGATTGCGATTCGATTTCTATTTGGGATTGCAGAAGGACCATATCCAGCAGCAGCCTTAAAACGAATTTCTGAAAATTATGATAAGAGTGAGAAATCACAGGCAACTTCTGCCTTAATTTCATCGAATTATGCTGGGGCAGCAGTAGCACCACTAATTATTGTGCCAATTATTGCTAGCAATGGTTGGCGAAATGCCTTTGTTTGGCTTGGGGTTGGCGGGTTTATTATTTTGCTTGCCTATTACCTGGTAGAACGGCCAATTAATAGCAGCCAAGAAAATGGGCAGGCTCGTCCCAAGATTGAATGGAAAAAGATTGACCACCGTGTCTGGGCTTTTGTAGTAATTGGACTTGCCCTGAATATCATTACTAAAGGGCTTGAAACCTGGATGCCAGTTTATTTCTTACAAGAACAAGGAATTAATTTGAAGAACTTGGCATGGTTAGTACCATTACCAGTTATTTCTGGAGGCATTGCAGCATTTATTTCTGGCTTTGTGATGGTGCATTTGTTTAAGAAGCATGAACGGTGGATGATTAGTATTGCTTCATTCCTGACTCTGGTTTTCATGTTTGGTCTCTTTAAGTCAACTTCATTAGTAGGCGTTGTGATCTTTGATGTCTTGATCTATTTCGTTAAATCATTGGCATTTACCGGTATCTTTAGTTTCATTGCACAGATTTTATCGGAGAAAACTTATGGATCATCAATTGGGATTGTTAACTTTGGTGGGCAACTTGGTGGTTTTGTTGGTCCGCTCTTAATTGGGTGGATTGTCCAAGCAGCCGGCTCATATTCAGCTGCTTTCTTCGGCCTTGTTATCAGTGCATTAGTTGCAGTGATTGCATGTTTATTTATTAGGAAAGCATAAAAAATAAGGTGTTGAGAGAAAATAAAAAGCTTTCTCTCAGCACCTTATTTTTTGCTTTATAAGTCCTTACTTCATTAATACTTTTAATAGCTTGCCGTGGCAACGATGCAAGGCACTTTGGACGCTCCGTTTAGAGCAATCAAGGGTACCAGCAATCTCAGTTATCGAATAACCAGTATGGAGATACACTAGTACTTTTCGTTCAAATGTAGAACAGTGGCAAAGTAAACGGTCAAGACTCTGCCGGCAATAAATAATGTCATCAGGGGAATGATGTAAAAAGTCGGTAAGTGTTTCAGCAAAATCATCGCTTAATGCGTAAAGACAGCCTGCTGGGATCCGTTTGTGAGCCTGAGTTTGTCGTTGAATATCACGAATCCGGTTGGTTAAGCATTCCTTAAAAAAGCAGCTAAACATGCGCGGACCTTGATTATTGTATAAACGAATAACTTCTAGCATCACAACACGGGCTTCCTGTTCCCAATCTGCCAATTCAAGGCCGCTAATATTATATCGTTGCCACAGTCGGCGAACGAGCGGCCAATAACGGCGAAATAACTCTTCGAAGTCCTTATTGCTTCCGCGACGGGTATTGTTAATCAACTTAAGGTACTTTTCTTCATCTTCTTCATTGAAGCGCATATCAAAAATGCTCTCCTTTAAAACTATAATTTACGCGACATGCTTCCCATCATAGTGTTTGTCCTATTTATTTTTCTTCTCCCCAAATAGGTAAACTGACGACCTAAAAGAAGGGATTCATTCCTTAATTCAGGCAAGATAAAACGGTTTAATTTTATCACGCAGTTCGCCTCGCGTTGGTATTAATTTATCAAATGTCTTATTTTAGAACAATAACAGAATTTGTATAATCAGAACGATTAATCGAACGTTAAAGCGAAAAAAGATAGTAACAAAGGTGCATAACCATTTTTTATAATTCCGAATAATTTTATTTTCAAATACTAATTAAAGAATTGATCAGAAATTTACGGGTGAGGTTGGTTGATTAGGGTAACTATACTGGTACTAGTACATTGGTCATTACAATGGATATCGACTTGCCAGGTTTGGATTCGTCGGCCACATTTAATCGGCGTTGCAATGGCCCTTAATTCACCATTCGATACCGCAATGAGGTGCTCTGTGGTAATATTAACTCCGAGAGCTATTTGATCTTGTTGACGATCAGCTAACCATTGATTAGCACCTAAGGAAGCTGCGGTTTCAGCGAGGACTGCATTTATTCCACCATGAACGATTCCATAAGGTTGCTTGAGTTTATCACTTACTTTAACAGTGATAACGCACTTGTTGGCTGTGACTGATTGAGTTTGAATATCTAAATTTTCTAATAGGTTCATTATTATTGACCTCACAAAAGGAGTAGAGTAGTTATGACAACAGTTGATTGGCAACCGGTTAAAGATTATTCTGAAATTATTTTTGAACGAGCGGGAAAGATTGCAAAAATTACAATGAATCGTCCAGAAAAGATGAACGCCTTTACCCCCGTTACAATTCAAGAAATGATCGACGCGTTTACCATCTGTCGTGATGATAGCACAATTGGGGTGATTATCCTAACCGGTGCCGGTGATAAGGCTTTCTCATCTGGTGGTGACCAAGGAGTTCGAGGTAACGGCGGATATGTCGGCCCCGATAAGATTGCTCGTCTCAATGTCCTTGACTTGCAGCATTTAATCCGGATTATCCCTAAACCAGTCATTGCGATGGTAAAAGGCTGGTCAGTTGGTGGCGGAAATATCTTGCAACTTGTCTGTGACTTAACAATTGCTGCTGACAATGCTAAATTTGGGCAAACTGGTCCCAAGGTCGGCAGTTTTGATGCTGGCTATGGATCTGGTTACCTTGCCCGCGTGATCGGTCACAAACGGGCAAAGGAAGTCTGGTTCTTAAACCACTTCTACAGTGCCGAAGAAGCCTACCAGATGAACTGGATTAATAAAGTTGTGCCATTAGACCAAGTTGAATCAGTTACCTTGGACTGGTGTAACGAAATTTTGAAGAAGTCACCAACGGCATTACGGTTTATTAAGGCTGCTATGAATGCTGATACTGATGGACTAGCTGGCCTCCAACAACTCGGTGGTGATGCGACGATGCTCTTCTACACCACTGATGAAGGTAAAGAAGGGCGCGATGCCTTTAACGAAAAACGGGACCCTGATTTTGACCAGTTCCCTAAATTCCCATAAAAAGAGGCAATTTAAATGGAAACACAAAACTGGCTATTAAAGCAAGCGGCAACTCAGCCGAACCAGATTGCAATTGATGACGGTAATGAGCGCCTATCATTTGCTGAATTAAAAAAACAAGTAGAGGTAGTTGTGGGAAAAATTGACCACCTTAATCCTGGTTCGCGGGTAGGCCTCCTAGCTACTAATACTTTGATGAGCTATAAATTAGCATTAGCAATCATGTGTAGTGGCCGCACGATTGTCTGGTTGAACTGGCGGCTTGCTGGTGAAGAGCTTGAACGACAGATTAAAGATAGTGGCCTTCAGTTGTGTTTGGTTGAAAATTCTCTCTGGCGATCAGGAATGACGAATCCTTTTAAGTCTTACAGTGCATTCTTGATAACAAATGCCGATCCAGGAGAGTTGATTCCGGTATTTAAATCAGACTGGGTAGCCAGCATCATGTATACTTCTGGGACGACCGGTAAGCCTAAAGGAGTTTTGCAAACTTTCGGCAACCATTTTTATTCAGCAGTCTCTTCTGCATTGAATTTAGGTTTATCGTCCGCGGATAAGTGGTTATGTGTAGCACCGATCTTCCATATTAGTGGTTTTTCGATTATTATGCGGGGATTAATTTACGGGATGACCGTTCGCTTGGTCGAGAAGTTCCGAGCCGAAGAAATTGAACGGATTTTAGCAAATGAAACGGTCACTATTATGTCGGTTGTGCCTTTTATGCTGAAAAAGCTCATTCAGCAGCAAAATAAGACTAATACGCACTATAATTCAGCATTTCGTTGTATGTTACTTGGGGGCGGAACGATTGATCGAGAAACGCTCGAGATATGCTTACAACGGTCAATTCCTGTTGTTCAATGCTATGGAATGACGGAAACATGTTCCCAAATTGTTGCATTACGGTCAGTCGATGCACTCCTAAAATTAGGATCAGTTGGACAGCCACTATTCTCAACCCAACTAAAACTTAGTAAAGATGGTGAAATTCTGCTGAAAACACCGACTTTAACTCCGGGCTATCTTAACCTGCCTGATAAGTTGCCTTCTAAAATGATTGACGGTTGGTACCGGACAGGAGATATTGGTCACCTGGACAAAGAAGGCTACCTCTATATCGATGGTCGCGCAGATGAAATGTTGATCTCGGGCGGAGAAAATATTTTTCCCCAAGAAGTTGAGCAGGTCTACCAACGTTACCCACAAATTAATGAAGTGGCAGTCGTTGGTCAAAATGATTCTGTCTGGGGACAAGTACCAGTTGCCTTTGTCGTCAGTGATCGTCGTCTTTCTACAACCAAGCTAATGAATTATGGTTATGAACATCTGGCACGCTATAAGGTTCCTCAACACTATATTTTCGTTTCGGAATTGCCGAAAAACGCGAGTGGCAAGATTCGCCGGTTTATGTTACGAGAAAAATTGAATAATAAGTAAAAAAACGAGGCTGAGAGAAAGCAAAAGTTTTCTCCCAGCCTTAACTGTTTTCATGAACAATATTTTTATAATTGCTTTTTATTCTTTGCCAGCTTTTTGATTTCACAATCGTAGTCACAAGCTGCACATTTACCTTGCTTGCCTCGTTGAAAAGTCTTAACAAGGAGGTAAAAGGCTAATGCAATAATTGCAGCAATAATAATAACGTTAATAATTAATCTCATTTTAAATCACCCAATAAACAATCGACCAACTTGAAAGATAATAAATGCAATCCCATAAGCAACGACTAAACTGGATGCAACAGAATAAAGCATCCACTTTGTAGAACCAGTTTCTTGCTTAATAGTTGCTAACGTTGCGAAACATGGTGCATATAAGAGAATAAAGACTAGTAACGTATAAGCAGAAAGTGGAGTCATAAACTGACCAAGGGAAGCGATAAGGAATGCTTTACTGCTTGTATGGAACATTACCATCATACTAGAAGTAATAACCTCTTTGGCAAGGATCCCTGTAAACAAAGCACTAATTGGCTGCCACTGGTCAATACCAATTGGCTTAAAGATCGGAACAAGGATGTGTCCAAGGCCGGCTGCAAAGCTATTAGCCGAATTAGTAACAAAACCACTAGGGCCAAAACTTGATAATATCCAGATTAAAACAGTTCCGGCAAAAATAATTGTCCCAGCTTTTTTAATAAATCCCTTACCCTTATCCCATGTACCGTGCCAAATTACATCAAGACGGGGAAGGTGATAGTGCGGAAGTTCAACTACAAACACTGAGCTTTCTTTTACTTTAAAGATTACTTGATAGAATTTTGCCATTGCTAAAGCCACGACAATCCCTAAGAAGTAGACTGATAAAACAATCAGGGCTTGGTGACGTGGGAAGAAGGCGGCAACGAATAAGCTATAAATCGGTAGGCGGGCTGAACAACTCATAAACGGCATGATTAAGGTAGTGATCAGTCGTTCTTTAGGCTGTTCAATTGTTCGCGCGGCCATGATTCCCGTAACGTTACAACCAAAACCGATAATTAATGGAATAAAGGATTTACCGTTTAAACCAATCATCTGCATAACCCGGTCTGTTACTAAGGCTGCCCGCGCCATGTAACCAGAGTCCTCAAGCAGAGAAATACAGGCAAAGAGCATGAAAATTTGCGGAATAAAGGCTAAAACTCCTCCAACTCCGGCAATAATACCGTTAACGACTAGCGACCGTAATGCGGGAATTGCCCCTAGACTAGCTAAGGTTTGGTCGGCAGTAGTTGAAACTGGACCTGATATAAACTGATCAAGCATATCGGAAAGTGGGGTACCAACCCAATCAAAGGACAGCTTAAACATTACAAAGAAAATTAAGACAAAAATTGGTAGGCCAAGAATCGGATTGGTAACGATTTTGTCGATGCGACTTGTTAGCTCAACTTGACCACCGTTACTAAGTGGATGCCGCGTCTGATCAAGCGTGTCCTCAATAAAGTGTAACCGGACTTCAAAAATCTGGTCAGCAAATTTTTGCGCGTCATAATATTTTTGTTGCGAAAGCAGGGGAGTTAAACCTTTTTCCTGGGCAAATTTGCGGATTACTTTATTCTTACTTATGAATTGAATCGCTAACCAACGCGCAACTTGGGGCGCAAAAGAATAATCGCTTGCCAGTGCTGTACTTGCCTGCCTGATTGCTTGTTTGATCATCGGGGGATAATCTAAGTCTAGTTGGGTAGGATGGAGCGAATTACAATTGATAGTTTCTTTTCGTAATTGATCAATTCCTTGGTGCCCGCGAGCATTTGTTGTCATTACTTTACAACCGAGCCTTTTTTCAAGCAGGTCAAGGTCGTAGTCGTACCCTGATCGGCGGAGATCATCAATCATGTTAAGAACCAATACAACAGGATAGCCGAGTTCCAATACCTCGATTGTTAACAAAAAGTTTCGTTTTAACTGACTAGCATTTGTAATATTTAAGACCATATTAGGTTGGTTATGCATTAAGTAGTTAGTTACTACTGCTTCGTCTTTTGTCAAAGGATCGAGTGAATATACACCAGGTAAATCGATGATAACAATATCTGTTCCCTTAAGCGTTCCTTGTTTCTTTTCAACTG of Limosilactobacillus reuteri subsp. reuteri contains these proteins:
- a CDS encoding MFS transporter, with amino-acid sequence MENIGNFTVAKRWGSFLLLYLGYMILFADRTVMNISLAYIGKDFHVGAAALGATASAFFLGYTLMQIPGGYLTDKFGSKLMVIISLFAWSLMTMVTGWAWSLAALIAIRFLFGIAEGPYPAAALKRISENYDKSEKSQATSALISSNYAGAAVAPLIIVPIIASNGWRNAFVWLGVGGFIILLAYYLVERPINSSQENGQARPKIEWKKIDHRVWAFVVIGLALNIITKGLETWMPVYFLQEQGINLKNLAWLVPLPVISGGIAAFISGFVMVHLFKKHERWMISIASFLTLVFMFGLFKSTSLVGVVIFDVLIYFVKSLAFTGIFSFIAQILSEKTYGSSIGIVNFGGQLGGFVGPLLIGWIVQAAGSYSAAFFGLVISALVAVIACLFIRKA
- a CDS encoding o-succinylbenzoate--CoA ligase, whose protein sequence is METQNWLLKQAATQPNQIAIDDGNERLSFAELKKQVEVVVGKIDHLNPGSRVGLLATNTLMSYKLALAIMCSGRTIVWLNWRLAGEELERQIKDSGLQLCLVENSLWRSGMTNPFKSYSAFLITNADPGELIPVFKSDWVASIMYTSGTTGKPKGVLQTFGNHFYSAVSSALNLGLSSADKWLCVAPIFHISGFSIIMRGLIYGMTVRLVEKFRAEEIERILANETVTIMSVVPFMLKKLIQQQNKTNTHYNSAFRCMLLGGGTIDRETLEICLQRSIPVVQCYGMTETCSQIVALRSVDALLKLGSVGQPLFSTQLKLSKDGEILLKTPTLTPGYLNLPDKLPSKMIDGWYRTGDIGHLDKEGYLYIDGRADEMLISGGENIFPQEVEQVYQRYPQINEVAVVGQNDSVWGQVPVAFVVSDRRLSTTKLMNYGYEHLARYKVPQHYIFVSELPKNASGKIRRFMLREKLNNK
- the feoB gene encoding ferrous iron transport protein B, with the translated sequence MTTVALIGNPNTGKTTLFNTLTDKYAYVGNWTGVTVEKKQGTLKGTDIVIIDLPGVYSLDPLTKDEAVVTNYLMHNQPNMVLNITNASQLKRNFLLTIEVLELGYPVVLVLNMIDDLRRSGYDYDLDLLEKRLGCKVMTTNARGHQGIDQLRKETINCNSLHPTQLDLDYPPMIKQAIRQASTALASDYSFAPQVARWLAIQFISKNKVIRKFAQEKGLTPLLSQQKYYDAQKFADQIFEVRLHFIEDTLDQTRHPLSNGGQVELTSRIDKIVTNPILGLPIFVLIFFVMFKLSFDWVGTPLSDMLDQFISGPVSTTADQTLASLGAIPALRSLVVNGIIAGVGGVLAFIPQIFMLFACISLLEDSGYMARAALVTDRVMQMIGLNGKSFIPLIIGFGCNVTGIMAARTIEQPKERLITTLIMPFMSCSARLPIYSLFVAAFFPRHQALIVLSVYFLGIVVALAMAKFYQVIFKVKESSVFVVELPHYHLPRLDVIWHGTWDKGKGFIKKAGTIIFAGTVLIWILSSFGPSGFVTNSANSFAAGLGHILVPIFKPIGIDQWQPISALFTGILAKEVITSSMMVMFHTSSKAFLIASLGQFMTPLSAYTLLVFILLYAPCFATLATIKQETGSTKWMLYSVASSLVVAYGIAFIIFQVGRLFIG
- a CDS encoding RNA polymerase sigma factor, producing MRFNEEDEEKYLKLINNTRRGSNKDFEELFRRYWPLVRRLWQRYNISGLELADWEQEARVVMLEVIRLYNNQGPRMFSCFFKECLTNRIRDIQRQTQAHKRIPAGCLYALSDDFAETLTDFLHHSPDDIIYCRQSLDRLLCHCSTFERKVLVYLHTGYSITEIAGTLDCSKRSVQSALHRCHGKLLKVLMK
- a CDS encoding PaaI family thioesterase — encoded protein: MNLLENLDIQTQSVTANKCVITVKVSDKLKQPYGIVHGGINAVLAETAASLGANQWLADRQQDQIALGVNITTEHLIAVSNGELRAIATPIKCGRRIQTWQVDIHCNDQCTSTSIVTLINQPHP
- a CDS encoding FeoB-associated Cys-rich membrane protein, whose translation is MRLIINVIIIAAIIALAFYLLVKTFQRGKQGKCAACDYDCEIKKLAKNKKQL
- the menB gene encoding 1,4-dihydroxy-2-naphthoyl-CoA synthase, whose product is MTTVDWQPVKDYSEIIFERAGKIAKITMNRPEKMNAFTPVTIQEMIDAFTICRDDSTIGVIILTGAGDKAFSSGGDQGVRGNGGYVGPDKIARLNVLDLQHLIRIIPKPVIAMVKGWSVGGGNILQLVCDLTIAADNAKFGQTGPKVGSFDAGYGSGYLARVIGHKRAKEVWFLNHFYSAEEAYQMNWINKVVPLDQVESVTLDWCNEILKKSPTALRFIKAAMNADTDGLAGLQQLGGDATMLFYTTDEGKEGRDAFNEKRDPDFDQFPKFP